One part of the Zymomonas mobilis subsp. pomaceae ATCC 29192 genome encodes these proteins:
- the kdsB gene encoding 3-deoxy-manno-octulosonate cytidylyltransferase, translating to MAVAIIIPARFASTRYPGKPLVPLTGIEGEQKPLIIRSWEAACSVEGVDRVVVATDDERIAEVVRKAGGEALMTPSSCRNGTERCAAALDQLGDDFDLIINFQGDAPLTPAFIVEKLIQIMKSSPEYGIATPAVTTSPAVRFQLFDDQQHGLVGGTTVVCNAKGEALYFSKSVIPHLSKTNRTDPVLPIYLHIGLYAYRPQALRSYASWQPSSLELIEGLEQLRFLDAGVAVKVSVINKPDLELWELNNPVDRNLIEATLMARGIK from the coding sequence ATGGCCGTTGCGATTATTATACCAGCCCGTTTTGCCTCTACCCGTTATCCAGGTAAACCACTTGTACCTCTTACGGGGATAGAGGGTGAACAAAAACCGCTTATTATTCGAAGCTGGGAAGCGGCTTGTTCGGTAGAAGGCGTAGATCGTGTCGTTGTTGCAACAGATGACGAACGGATTGCTGAGGTCGTCCGAAAGGCAGGGGGCGAAGCCCTTATGACACCCTCATCCTGCCGTAATGGCACCGAGCGTTGTGCCGCCGCGCTTGATCAATTGGGGGATGATTTTGATCTGATTATCAATTTTCAAGGCGACGCACCCTTGACGCCTGCTTTTATTGTTGAAAAGCTTATTCAGATCATGAAAAGCTCTCCAGAGTATGGTATCGCGACTCCGGCGGTTACGACCTCACCTGCAGTTCGATTTCAGCTATTTGATGATCAGCAACATGGGCTTGTCGGGGGAACGACTGTCGTTTGTAATGCGAAAGGGGAGGCATTGTACTTTTCTAAGTCGGTTATTCCTCATCTTTCCAAAACAAACCGGACTGATCCGGTGCTTCCGATTTATTTACATATCGGCCTTTATGCTTATCGCCCTCAGGCTTTACGAAGTTATGCATCATGGCAGCCCTCAAGCTTGGAATTGATTGAAGGCTTAGAACAATTACGTTTTCTTGATGCTGGTGTGGCGGTCAAGGTATCTGTTATCAATAAGCCTGATTTGGAATTGTGGGAATTAAATAACCCTGTTGATCGTAATCTGATCGAAGCCACTCTGATGGCGCGTGGTATAAAATAA
- the kdsA gene encoding 3-deoxy-8-phosphooctulonate synthase, translating into MSYDKLNEQHPSINLCGRDVGLGHKLFLIAGPCVIETEDLTLRTAERLRKIAEKLGILLIYKSSFDKANRSSSQSFRGPGIDEGLRILEKVQRDVGLPVLTDVHTASQVQAVAEVVDVLQTPAFLVRQTDLIEAAAASGRPVNIKKGQFLAPGDMANVVAKARVAAAEVGIAAPSIMVAERGACFGYNNLVSDMRGLVIMRETNCPLVFDATHSVQLPGGLGNRSSGERQFVSVLARAAVSVGIAGLFLETHPDPANALSDGPNTVPLDHLEPLLTNLVDLDSFVKERHLIDQ; encoded by the coding sequence ATGTCTTATGATAAGTTAAATGAACAGCATCCGAGCATAAATCTATGTGGTCGCGATGTTGGTCTTGGACACAAGTTGTTCCTGATTGCTGGCCCTTGTGTCATCGAAACGGAAGATCTTACGCTTAGAACGGCTGAACGCCTGCGAAAGATTGCAGAAAAACTTGGTATTCTGCTAATCTATAAAAGCTCTTTTGATAAGGCTAATCGTTCTTCTAGTCAGTCTTTTCGGGGACCCGGAATTGATGAAGGCCTGCGTATTCTTGAAAAGGTACAACGCGACGTAGGCTTACCTGTATTGACTGATGTGCATACAGCTTCACAGGTTCAGGCGGTAGCCGAAGTCGTTGATGTCTTACAGACTCCGGCTTTTCTGGTGCGCCAGACCGATTTGATCGAAGCGGCGGCAGCTTCTGGACGTCCGGTCAATATTAAAAAGGGGCAGTTTTTGGCTCCCGGTGATATGGCCAATGTGGTCGCTAAAGCACGCGTCGCTGCTGCCGAGGTTGGAATCGCTGCTCCGTCTATTATGGTTGCCGAACGCGGGGCATGTTTTGGCTACAACAATTTGGTCTCTGATATGCGTGGTCTCGTCATCATGCGCGAGACCAACTGTCCATTAGTTTTTGATGCCACCCATTCTGTCCAATTACCGGGCGGCCTTGGCAATAGAAGCAGCGGAGAACGGCAATTCGTTTCAGTTCTGGCGCGTGCCGCCGTATCCGTAGGCATCGCTGGCCTGTTTTTAGAAACTCATCCCGATCCAGCCAATGCGCTTTCTGATGGCCCTAATACTGTACCCCTTGATCATTTGGAGCCTCTTTTAACTAATTTGGTCGATCTTGATAGCTTTGTGAAAGAGCGTCATTTGATTGATCAATAA
- a CDS encoding outer membrane protein, whose product MRKLYLAATALTAAVASQAWAQDTVAPDNADPQSTTPYYGTPAVPQPAYPDSSATQDAPVVAQDTTTAQPVNYQPIPLAPNPNEVANHSGIKFRGLRVEGDIGWTRSSSNHVSGRNNMGYGGTLGVDAVVDNFFVFGVEGNYWNPSKMWENNAGSNMNVGSQGNNIGTTAGGGYSARKAFEEWDATLRMGFLATKDLLFYMAGGYASGKQRNLYLNSAGVATGKYVGWSNGYSVGGGIEYSITQNFFMNAQYRWTQFGNHTSRARATLGFGFRFP is encoded by the coding sequence ATGCGTAAGCTTTATCTTGCAGCAACAGCCTTGACAGCAGCGGTTGCATCACAAGCCTGGGCACAGGATACCGTCGCACCGGATAATGCTGACCCACAGTCTACGACCCCTTATTATGGAACCCCCGCTGTCCCGCAGCCGGCTTATCCTGATAGCAGTGCTACCCAGGATGCGCCTGTCGTAGCTCAGGATACGACGACGGCACAGCCGGTAAACTATCAACCTATTCCTTTAGCCCCTAACCCAAATGAAGTCGCTAATCACAGCGGCATCAAATTCCGCGGTCTACGCGTTGAAGGCGATATTGGTTGGACCCGTTCTAGCTCTAACCACGTTAGTGGCCGCAACAACATGGGTTACGGTGGTACCCTGGGTGTCGATGCTGTCGTTGATAACTTCTTCGTTTTCGGTGTTGAAGGCAACTACTGGAATCCCAGTAAGATGTGGGAAAACAACGCCGGCAGCAATATGAATGTCGGTAGCCAAGGTAACAACATCGGCACCACAGCTGGTGGTGGCTATTCTGCACGCAAAGCCTTTGAAGAATGGGATGCGACCCTGCGTATGGGTTTCCTCGCTACCAAAGACTTGTTGTTCTACATGGCGGGTGGTTATGCGTCTGGCAAACAGCGTAATCTTTACCTGAACAGCGCAGGGGTTGCGACGGGTAAATATGTTGGCTGGAGCAATGGTTATTCTGTTGGTGGTGGTATTGAATATTCTATCACGCAGAATTTCTTCATGAATGCTCAATATCGTTGGACTCAGTTCGGTAACCATACGTCCCGTGCGCGTGCTACGCTCGGTTTTGGTTTCCGTTTCCCCTAG
- a CDS encoding YqaA family protein, giving the protein MLRRTYNWTLRRASDRHAFLWLALLSFSEASFFPIPTEAMLVPMVIARRDQAWRMAGLATLASIIGALFGYAIGYYLYDSIGGWLINIYGLEGKARSFQDWYARYGAIVILVKGLTPIPFKLVTIASGFARYSIPSFLAAATISRGLRFFIVAGLLRRYGPPIAQFIEKRLTLVASTCLLLVLGGFAMVKFL; this is encoded by the coding sequence ATGTTGCGTCGAACCTATAACTGGACGCTCAGGCGTGCCTCTGATCGCCATGCATTTTTATGGCTAGCACTTTTATCTTTTTCCGAGGCCTCTTTTTTTCCGATTCCAACGGAGGCTATGCTGGTGCCGATGGTTATTGCCCGCCGCGATCAAGCTTGGCGTATGGCTGGCCTTGCGACATTGGCTTCTATAATCGGTGCCTTGTTCGGTTATGCTATTGGGTATTATCTTTATGATAGTATCGGCGGCTGGCTTATTAATATCTATGGATTAGAAGGAAAAGCGCGCAGTTTTCAGGATTGGTATGCCCGTTATGGGGCTATTGTTATTCTTGTAAAAGGTTTGACCCCGATACCTTTTAAGCTGGTAACTATTGCCAGCGGTTTTGCACGTTACAGTATTCCTAGCTTTTTAGCGGCTGCTACGATCAGTCGGGGCTTGCGATTTTTTATCGTGGCCGGTTTGCTCCGGCGCTATGGCCCGCCTATCGCGCAGTTTATCGAGAAGCGGCTCACACTCGTTGCTTCTACGTGCTTATTACTCGTGCTAGGCGGTTTCGCGATGGTTAAATTTCTGTGA
- a CDS encoding EAL domain-containing protein, translating to MGQSQLISDRQSRFVCFGGKCDKPLDFSFLFAFQPIVNIKTGMIYAQEALVRGLKGEGAGSILSKVNDSNRYIFDQTAREKALQSALSCHWDGLISINFMPNAVFSPAHCLRRTLATCEKLNLNPSRIIFEWSEKEYINDAHHIENIISTYQHLDFKIAFDDFGRAHSNLNLLTRYHPNIIKLDRHYVINIEKDKHRQAIVKAMISLCRDLNIDFVVEGVETIAEFDMLSDIGVELMQGFLLARPALMDMPKATIPYVI from the coding sequence ATGGGGCAGTCTCAATTAATATCGGACAGACAAAGCCGCTTCGTTTGTTTTGGGGGCAAATGCGATAAACCGCTTGATTTCAGCTTTCTTTTTGCTTTTCAGCCTATCGTTAATATCAAAACAGGCATGATTTACGCTCAAGAAGCCTTGGTGCGTGGCTTAAAAGGGGAAGGGGCGGGTTCTATTCTTTCAAAGGTCAATGATAGTAACCGATATATTTTTGATCAAACAGCCAGAGAAAAAGCGCTCCAATCGGCTCTATCATGCCACTGGGATGGCTTAATCAGTATCAATTTTATGCCTAATGCCGTTTTCAGTCCGGCCCATTGTCTGCGCAGAACTTTAGCGACTTGTGAAAAGTTAAACCTTAATCCCAGTCGTATTATTTTCGAATGGTCAGAAAAAGAATACATAAATGATGCCCATCATATCGAAAATATTATTTCGACCTATCAGCATCTCGATTTTAAAATTGCCTTTGATGATTTTGGTAGAGCGCACTCTAATCTTAATTTGTTAACGCGCTATCATCCTAATATTATCAAGTTGGATCGTCATTACGTTATCAATATCGAAAAGGACAAGCACCGTCAGGCCATCGTCAAGGCCATGATTTCGTTATGTCGTGATCTGAATATTGATTTCGTGGTTGAAGGGGTCGAAACCATAGCCGAATTTGATATGCTGTCAGATATAGGCGTGGAGTTAATGCAGGGTTTTTTATTGGCGCGGCCCGCCCTCATGGATATGCCAAAAGCAACGATACCCTATGTAATATAA
- a CDS encoding outer membrane protein has translation MRKIIFAAAVATVAIAAQAPAQVINTPTTFRGFRIEGDIGWDRARANGVGQNNMGYGGTAGIDGQIGKYFVVGAEGTYWNPSKMWGDHNGNNNASTGTGGSVSTKAFQEWDASVRMGFLAQPDILLYAVGGFATTRERTLYTGVGGSGVGGYRNVGWSDGYSVGGGVEYSFSKMFFMNAQYRYSQFSNHTSRQRALLGFGVRFR, from the coding sequence ATGCGTAAGATAATTTTTGCGGCCGCCGTTGCAACGGTTGCTATTGCGGCGCAGGCCCCGGCTCAGGTTATAAACACCCCAACGACCTTCCGTGGTTTCCGTATTGAAGGCGATATCGGATGGGACCGCGCGCGGGCAAATGGTGTTGGCCAGAATAACATGGGCTATGGTGGTACCGCTGGCATCGATGGTCAGATCGGTAAATATTTTGTGGTAGGCGCTGAAGGTACCTATTGGAATCCCAGTAAAATGTGGGGTGACCATAATGGTAATAACAACGCTTCTACCGGTACGGGTGGTTCAGTTTCAACGAAAGCTTTTCAGGAATGGGATGCTTCCGTACGAATGGGCTTCTTGGCACAGCCTGATATCCTGTTATATGCTGTTGGTGGTTTTGCCACGACCAGAGAACGTACGCTTTACACGGGTGTTGGCGGTTCAGGCGTTGGCGGCTATCGTAATGTTGGCTGGAGTGATGGTTATTCTGTTGGTGGTGGTGTCGAATACTCCTTCAGCAAAATGTTCTTCATGAATGCCCAATATCGTTACTCTCAGTTCTCTAATCATACCTCTCGTCAGCGTGCGCTGCTTGGGTTTGGTGTCCGCTTCAGATAA